The sequence below is a genomic window from Arthrobacter sp. U41.
GCGGCGCCAGCCTGAACATGCCGGAGCAGGAAATCGAACAGCTGGCCGACGGCGGCTACCGGATTGTCGCTGCGCCGCCGCTGCCAGTGGAGGACTGGAATGCCCAGATTTCCTTGATGACGGGGATGGCCGCCGCGGAAATCATGCTGGAAGGCAAGGTCGGCATCCTGCGCACCATGCCGCCGCCGGATGAAGCGTCGCTGGCGCACTTCCACCGCCAGACCCGTGCCCTGGGCAAGCCCTGGGACGGCGAGATGAGCTACGGCGAATACCTGCGCACCCTGGACCCCACGGACGCCCGGCAGCTGGCGATCGTGCACTCGGCCGGCATGCTGTTCCGCGGCGCCGGCTACACACCCTTCGACGGAACGGTCCCCGATTCAGCCACCCAGGCCGCCATCGGCGCCGCCTACGCCCACTCCACGGCCCCGCTGCGCCGGCTGATCGACCGCTTTGTCCTGGTGATCTGCGAGGCGCTTAGCAACGGCACCGCCGTACCTGACTGGGCCCGCGCCGCCCTTCCGTCCCTGCCCGCGATCATGGCGACCTCGGACCAGCTGGCCGCCAGGCTGGAGCGGCTCTCGCTCGACACCGTGGAGGCGGCGCTGCTGGTCAACCACGTGGGCCAGGAGTTCGACGCCGTCGTGATCTCCGGGTCCAAGCCCCCCAGAAACGGGAAGAACGGCAACGGGAAAACCGCGAACGCCAAGAACGGCAACGGCAGCGGACCCTCCGGGATCGTGCAGATCGCCGAGCCCGCTGTCACCGCCCGCTGCCCCGGCGAACTGGAACCCGGGACCCAGGTCCGGGTCCGGATTGTCTCCTCCGACATCGCCACCCGCGAGGTCCGGCTGGAGCTGGTGGGCTGAGCGCCCGGCACAGTTCCCGCGCGCCGCCTGCGGTGTCCGTCGTGGTTCCCGGCCGCATACGGCTAGACTGGAAGGGTAGATATGGATGCCCGGTCGTTGATTTCCTTGATATTCGAATTCAACAAGCCCGCCCCTACGCGATCTTGAGTCAGACCCGCTGGTCCCCAGTGCCAGCATTTAGATAGCCCGCGATCGGCTTCCACTGGATTTGCTTGCGCGCCTGAGCGTGCTCCGGAACGGCCACCCGGCCGGCCCCGTTGAGCAAGCAGCGCAGCCCAAATGAATAAGGAAACTCCCCTAGTGAGTGAATTGCACACGCACCAGCTTCTGACCGACGAATCCGGAACGGAAACGCTCGAGCCCGAAGAGACCATCATCTCGGACGAGAAGCCGCACGAGATCGCCGAGAAGACCTTCGCCGACTTCAACGTCCGCGCCGACATCGTGGAATCGCTGGCCGACGCCGGCATCACGCACCCGTTCCCGATCCAGGCCATGACCCTGCCGGTCGCCCTCAGCGGCCACGACATCATCGGCCAGGCCAAGACCGGCACCGGCAAGACCCTCGGCTTCGGCATCCCGGCGCTGCAGCGCGTCGTCGGACCGGACGACGAGGGCTATGACAAGCTTCCGGCCCCGGGCGCCCCGCAGGCCCTCGTGATCGTGCCGACCCGCGAGCTGGCTGTCCAGGTTGCCGGCGACCTGCAGAACGCCGCCCGCAAGCGCAACGCGCGCATCACCACGATCTACGGCGGCCGCGCCTACGAGCCGCAGGTCGAATCGCTGCAGAAGGGCGTCGAGGTTGTCGTTGGCACCCCCGGCCGCCTCATCGACCTTTACAAGCAGAAGCACCTCGTGCTGAAGAACGTCAAGATGGTCATCCTTGACGAGGCCGACGAAATGCTGGACCTGGGCTTCCTCCCGGACGTCGAAACCCTCATCGCCGGCACCCCCGCTGTCCGCCAGACCCTGCTGTTCTCGGCCACCATGCCCGGTCCGGTCGTCGCGATGGCACGCCGCTACATGACCAAGCCGACGCACATCCGCGCCGCCGACCCGGATGACGAAGGCCTGACCAAGCGCGACATCCGCCAGCTGATCTACCGCGCCCACAGCATGGACAAGATCGAGGTGGTGGCCCGCATCCTGCAGGCCCGCGGCCGCGGCCGGACCATCATCTTCACCAAGACCAAGCGCACCGCCGCCAAGGTAGCCGAGGAACTCGTGGACCGGGGCTTCGCCGCCGCCGCCATCCACGGCGACCTCGGCCAGGGCGCCCGCGAGCAGGCGCTCCGGGCCTTCCGCAACAACAAGGTGGACGTCCTGGTCGCCACCGACGTCGCCGCCCGCGGCATCGACGTCGACGACGTCACACACGTGATCAACTACCAGTGCGTGGAAGACGAAAAGATCTACCTGCACCGTGTGGGACGCACCGGCCGCGCCGGCAACAAGGGCACGGCCGTGACCTTCGTTGACTGGGATGACATGCCCCGCTGGGGCCTGATCAACAAGGCCCTGGGCCTGAGCGTCCCGGAGCCGGTGGAAACCTACTCCTCATCACCGCACCTCTTCGAGGAACTCGACATCCCCGCAGGCACCAAGGGCCGCCTGCCCCGCGACAAGCGTGTGCTGGCCGGTGTTGACGCCGAGGTCCTCGAGGACCTGGGCGAGACGGGCAAGAAAAACGCCCCCCGCACCGGCGGCGGCCAGACCGGCGGCGGACGCGAGAGCGCCCGCAGCGGCGGACGCGACAGCCGCCGCAGCGGCGGAGCCACCGGCAGCAAGGACAGCGCACGGTCGGGAGACCGCCGTCGTCGTCCCGCCGAGGCCGAGGCCAGCACCGGCCCGGCCGCCGAGGCTCCGGCCAAGGCCCCCGCAAGCGCACCGACCGAGGTTGACCGCGCCACCCGCGCCCGCCGCCGCACCCGCACCCGCCGCCACAACGGCGAGGTTGTTGCGGGCGAGGCCGGGGCTCCGGCACGCAGCACCGAGGCCTAAACCCCCTTATGACTGACACCGTCTGGGCGCCGGACGGCAGCAATCTGGTGGTGCACGCGGACAACGCGGAGTACCTCCCGACGCTGCCGGACGGCGCCTTCACACTGATCTACGTGGACCCGCCGTTTAATACCGGGCGGGTCCAGAAGCGCCAGGAAACCAGGATGGTGCTCAACGCCGGCGGCGACGGCGACCGGGTCGGGTTCAAGGGCCGCTCCTATGACACGATCAAGGGCGCGCTGCACAAGTACGACGACGCGTTCAGCGACTACTGGTCCTTCCTGGAGCCGCGGCTCGTCGAGGCCTGGCGGCTGCTCGCCGACGACGGCACCCTGTACCTGCACCTTGACTACCGTGAGGTGCATTACGCCAAGGTCATGCTCGACGCCATCTTCGGCCGCGAGTGCTTCCTGAACGAGATCATCTGGGCCTACGACTACGGCGCCCGCGCCAAATACCGCTGGCCCACCAAGCACGACAACATCCTCGTGTACGTCAAGAACCCCCGGAAATACCACTTCGACAGCGCCGAGGTGGACCGGGAACCCTACATGGCCCCCGGGCTCGTGACTCCGGCCAAACGCGAGCTCGGCAAGCTGCCGACCGACGTCTGGTGGCACACGATTGTCTCCCCCACCGGCAAGGAGAAGACCGGCTACCCGACGCAGAAGCCCGAAGGGCTGATCCGACGTGTGGTGGCGGCCTCCAGCCGCCCCGGCGACTGGTGCCTGGACTTCTTCGCCGGTTCCGGAACCCTCGGCGCCGTCGCCGCGAAGCTGGACCGGAAGTTCGTCTGCGTGGACCAGAACCAGCCGGCCATCGACGTCATGGCCAAGCGGCTTGCCCCGCACGCGGTCTTCACTGTTTTTCCGAGTTAGCCCTGTTGCGCCAGCACTCCCGGGGCGCCCGACCGGGACGCCGGCGTCAGCGCACCACTGAGGTTCCGGTTCCCAGTTCCTCGATCCGGGCAAACACCTCGGGCGTGGTCAGGTTCTCGCCCAGCCGGTTTGGTTTCCCCGCCCCGTGGTAGTCGGAGGACCCGGTGACCAGCAGCCCGTGCCGGACCGCGAGTTTGCGCAGGAAGGTCCTGCCCTCCTCGGGATTGTCCCGGTGGTAGATCTCCAGTCCGGCCAGCCCGGCGTCGATCATCTCCCGGTAGGTGCGTTCCCCCACGATCCGGCCGCGGGCGGATGCCACCGGATGGGCGAACACCGGCACCCCGCCGGCCTCGCGCACGAGTTGGACGGCGAGTGCCGGGTCCGGCGCGTAGTGCTGCACGAAATAGCGTGAATGCGAGGTCAGGATGGAGTCGAAGGCCTCGGTGCGGTCCGCGACCACGCCCGCAGCGACCAGGGCGTCGGCGATGTGCGGCCGGCCCAGGGTGGCGCCCGGCGCCACGTGGTGGATGACATCGTCCCAGCTCAGCGGGTAGTCCTCGGCGAGCAGGCTGACCATCCGCTCGGCCCGGGTGAAGCGGGCGTCCTTGGCCTTGGTGATTTCCTCCAGGAGCCCGGGGTGCGCCGGGTCGTGCAGGTAGCTCAGGAGGTGGACGCTGATCCCCTCGATCGTCCGGCAGGAAATCTCCATCCCGGGAACCAGCGCGACGCCGTGCTCACGGGCACCGGCCGCGGCCTCGGCCCAGCCGTCCGTGGAGTCGTGGTCGGTCAGGGCAATGACATCGAGCCCCGCTTCCGCCGCGGAGGCCAGCACCGCGCCGGGCGCTTGGGTGCCGTCGGATACGTTCGAATGGGCATGCAGGTCAATCCTCACCCCACCAGCCTAGTAGATCGCTGCCGCGGCGCCCGGGGACCAACGCCGCCCTGTTGGCCTCAGCCGCTCCGCTGGTGAGACGATGGGACCGTGAACGATGCAGATAACACCCCAGTCTCCGCTTCCCAGCCCCTCGACGAGCGCGTCAACAACCGCTCACAGCGGCCCAGCTCCGACGCCTTCAAGGCGTTTATGGCCAGCAACTGGGCACCGTCCCGCGTGCAGCTTCCGGAACGCGACGCCGTCGCCGGCCACGCAGCCGCCCGGCGGCGCGCCATCTCCGAGCAGTTCAAAGGCGAACGCCTGGTCATCCCCGCCGGTCCGCTGAAGGTCCGCTCGAACGACTGCGACTACCGCTTCCGCCCGCACTCCGGCTTCGCGCACCTCACCGGCCTCGGCCTGGACCATGAGCCCGACGCCGTGCTCATCCTGGAACCCGCGGGGGAAGGCAGGGGCGACGACGGCGGCCACCACCACGCGACCCTGTACTTCCGTCCGCTGGCTGGCCGCGACACCGAACAGTTCTACGCCGACTCCCGCTCCGGCGAATTCTGGATCGGCGCCCGTCCCACCCTGGCCGAGTTCAAGGCCCGCCTGGGGCTGGACACTGCGGACATCAGTGAACTGGAGCTGGGGATCACCAAGAACGTCGGCGCCCCGGAAATCGGCGGAATCTCCATCCGGCTGGTGCGGAAGGTCGACGAGAACATCGACGCCCTGGTGGACACCGCCCGCTACAACACGGCCAAGGACCCCGAGAACCTGGACATGGGCATCCTGGACGCCCTTGACGAGAAGCTCACCGAGGCCCTCTCCGAGCTGCGCCTGCTCAAGGACGAGTGGGAAATCGAGCAGATGAAAACCGCCGTCGCCGCCACCGTGCAGGGCTTCACCGAGGTCGTCAAGGCCCTGCCGCGGGCCCTCACCCACCAGCGCGGCGAGCGCGTCGTTGAGGGCGCGTTCTTCGCCCGCGCCCGGGAGGAAGGCAACGAGCTCGGCTACGACACCATCGCGGCCTCCGGCAACAACGCCACGGTGCTGCACTGGACCCGGAACACCGGCAAGATCAACGCCGGGGAGCTTTTGCTGCTCGACGCCGGGGTCGAGGCGGAATCGCTCTACACCGCGGACATTACCCGCACCCTGCCGGCCAACGGCACGTTCACCGAGATCCAGCGCAAGGTCTACGAGGCCGTGCTGGACGCCGCCGACGCCGGCTTTGCCGCCGCCCGGCCCGGCACCCGGTTCCGCGAGATCCACACGGCCGCGACCACCGTGCTGGCCGAACGGCTCGCCGACTGGGGCCTGCTGCCGGTCTCCGTGGCGGAAGCCATCAGCGCGGAAGGCCAGCAGCACCGCCGCTGGATGCCGCACGGCACCAGCCACCACCTGGGCCTCGACGTGCACGACTGTGCCCAGGCCAAGCGCGAACTGTACCTCGACGGTGTCCTCACCCCCGGCATGGTCTTCACGATCGAACCCGGGCTGTACTTCAAGGACGAGGACCTCGCCATCCCGGCGGAATACCGCGGAATCGGCGTCCGGATCGAGGACGACATCCTGATGACCGCCGACGGTCCGGTCAACCTCAGTGCGGCCCTGCCCCGCAAGGCTGAGGACGTCGAGTCCTGGATGGCGGGAATCTACCAGGAAGCCGACGGCCAGACTCCGTAGTCCCCGCCGGCTAAGCAGCCACTGCCGCCACGCAGAAAGCCTCCGCCCGGATCGATTCCGGGCGGAGGCTTTCTGCGTTGCTGGTCAGTGCCGCGAATCAGTGCCGCGGACCGCCCTCGTCGGGACCCTGCTTGGGCACGTCGGTGACGCGGACCCCGTACTGCGGGCGGCCGTCCGGCAGGTCCGGGTAGGCGAACCCGGAGGACTTGGGGGCCTCTTCGGTGGCCGGCTCGGTATCAGCGGTCCCCGGGTGGGACGGCTCTGCCTGGGGGGAAGGCTCGGCGTGCTGGCCTGGCGCCGGCTCCTGTCCGCCCTGCTGCTGTCCGCCGGCTTCGGGTGTCCTCTGGCCGTACGGGTCGTTCCAGCCCGCGGGGCGCTGCGGGGCATGGCCCTGCTGGCCGGGCTGCTGGGGTCCCTGCCCGGGACCCGGCTGGTACGGCTGGTGCTGGTAGTCGCACTGGGAGTACCCGGCCGACCCGGGGGACGCGGAGGCGTCCTGCTGCGTCATCGGAAGCTGGTGCAGCAACCGCCGCGCCTCGTTCGCCGCTTCAAAGGAGACCACGACATCGTAGTTGGTCGCCACGACCTGGCTCGTGGAGGTGAAGTCGCGCTTTCCCTTCTGCATGGCGTACGTGACGATGCCGAACAGCATAAAGAAGGCCGCGCCCATCAGCACCGACGTCATGATCGAGAAGGCACCGTCGGTCGTGGAGAAGAAGGAGAGCATGATGCCGACGAACAGGCCGAACCACATGCCGCTCAGCGCACCCGAGAGCGCGACCCTGGGGTAGGTCAGCCGGCCGGTGACCCGCTCCACCATCTTCAGCTCGTTGCCGACGATCGAGACCATCTGCACGGGAAACTGCTGGTCCGCGAGGTAGTCCACCGCCTTCTGGGCGTCCAGGTAGGAATTGTAGGAACCAACAGTGTCGCCCTTGGGGACAGTGCGGGCCTCGTCCGGGCCGTTGGGGGCGCCAGCCCTGGGAGCACCAAAAATGTTTGACATACGACCATTCTTACCTATCCGGCTGGGCACCGGCTGTAAATTCAGCTAAAAGAGAGCGGACTCGGTAGCCTGTACAGGTGAGCACAAATCTATCGCGGGTGTTTGTTGCGCGCCTCCTCGGCCTGGACGTCTTCGACCCACTGGGCGACCGTCTCGGCCGGCTGCGCGACGTCGTCGTGCTTTCCCGCGGAACCCGGGGCGCCCCGCATGTGGTGGGCATCGTCGTCGAGGTTCCCGGGAAGAAGCGGGTCTTCGTGCCGATGACCCGGATCACCTCGATCGACCAGACCCAGATCATCTGCACCGGGCTGGTGAACCTGCGGCGCTTCGAACAGCGCGGCGCCGAAACCCTCGTTGTGGCCGAAATGTTCGACCGCCGCGTCACCCTCGCCGACGGCAGCGGGGACGCCACGATCGAGGACATCGCAATGGACAAACACCGCTCCGGCGACTGGTTTGTCAGCAAGCTCTTCGTCCGCCGCGGCCACTCCCTCTCCCCGCTGAGCAGGCTGCGCCGCAACGAGACCATGATCATCGACTGGGCTGATGCGCAGCAGGGCGCCCGCACCGAGCCGCAGGCTGCCACCCAGTTCGTCGCAACCCACGAGGACCTCAAGCCGGCCGACTTCGCCGAAGCCCTGCAGGAGATGAGCGACAAGCGCCGCTTCGAGGTCGCCAGCGAACTCCAGGACGAACGCCTAGCCGACGTCCTGCAGGAGATGCCTGAAGGCGACCAGGTGGAGATCCTCTCCGCCCTCGACGTCAACCGTGCCGCGGACGTGCTGGAGGAAATGGACCCGGACGACGCCGCCGATCTCCTCGCGGAACTCCCCAGCGCCCAGGCCGAGCAATTGCTCCAGCTGATGGAACCCGAAGGCGCCGATGACGTCCGCCGGCTGCTCGAATACGACGAGGACACGGCCGGCGGCCTGATGACCCCGGTCCCGGTCATCCTGCCCCCGGAAGCCACCGTCGCCGAAGCCCTGGCCCATGTCCGCCGTGAGGAGCTCTCCCCCGCCCTGGCCTCGTCGATCTTTATTGCCCGGCCGCCGCTGGAGACGCCCACGGGCCGTTTCCTCGGCGTCGTCCACATCCAGCAGCTGCTGCGCTACCCGCCGCCCGAACCGCTGGGCAACCTGGTGGACAAGACCCTGGAACCCGTGTCGGACCAGGCGCACATCAGCGAGGTGGCCCGCACGCTGGCCACCTACAACCTCAACTCGCTCCCCGTCGTCAACAGCGATGGTCGGCTTGTGGGGGCGGTGACTGTTGACGATGTGCTGGATCATCTGCTGCCCGATGACTGGCGGGCCCACGAGGACGATGTCCCGATAAGGAAGCTTGGAGGCCGCATTGGCTGATAACAGCGCACGGAACCCCCATGTCCGGCACGGCAGCAAACCGGACAAGGGAGGCCTCGATACACCCCTGAGCGGCCGCCAGCGGATCCTGCCGAAGTTCTCTCCCAACCCGGACGCGTTCGGCCAGACCACGGAAGGCTTCGCCCGCTTCATGGGCACGCCGCAGTTCCTGGTCTACATGACGGTGTTCGTCGTCGTCTGGCTGGCCTGGAACACCTTTGCCCCGGTGGAGTGGCAGTTCGACTCCCGGGCCCTGGGCTATACCCTGCTGACCCTGATGCTTTCGCTGCAGGCCTCCTACGCCGCGCCGCTGCTTCTTCTGGCCCAGAACCGGCAGGACGACCGTGACCGCGTCTCGCTCCAGCAGGACCGCCAGCGCGCGGAACGTAACCTCTCCGACACCGAATACCTGACCCGGGAACTCGCCTCGCTGCGGATCGCCCTGCGCGAAGTCGCCACCCGCGACTACGTCCGGGCCGAACTGCGGAGCCTGCTGGAGGACATGCTGGAAGCGCAGGAGGAACTGCGCACCCACGATCCCTCGGCCGGCGTCCACGAGACGCCGCGGGACAAGGT
It includes:
- a CDS encoding RNB domain-containing ribonuclease encodes the protein MSHHRLTPSVHQQKNQLAEALNALRTTLELPGPFPEDALREAKEAVARHELPELDFTHIDFVTIDPASSTDLDQALFIDRSGAGYKVFYAIADVPSFVAPGGALDAETRRRGQTFYTPNGRIPLHPEVISEEAGSLLAGQMCAAFVWEFELDTAAEVSAVLVRRGTVRSRAKLSYQGVQAELNAGTAAPVLQLLKEVGKKRVELERLRGGASLNMPEQEIEQLADGGYRIVAAPPLPVEDWNAQISLMTGMAAAEIMLEGKVGILRTMPPPDEASLAHFHRQTRALGKPWDGEMSYGEYLRTLDPTDARQLAIVHSAGMLFRGAGYTPFDGTVPDSATQAAIGAAYAHSTAPLRRLIDRFVLVICEALSNGTAVPDWARAALPSLPAIMATSDQLAARLERLSLDTVEAALLVNHVGQEFDAVVISGSKPPRNGKNGNGKTANAKNGNGSGPSGIVQIAEPAVTARCPGELEPGTQVRVRIVSSDIATREVRLELVG
- a CDS encoding DEAD/DEAH box helicase, with product MSELHTHQLLTDESGTETLEPEETIISDEKPHEIAEKTFADFNVRADIVESLADAGITHPFPIQAMTLPVALSGHDIIGQAKTGTGKTLGFGIPALQRVVGPDDEGYDKLPAPGAPQALVIVPTRELAVQVAGDLQNAARKRNARITTIYGGRAYEPQVESLQKGVEVVVGTPGRLIDLYKQKHLVLKNVKMVILDEADEMLDLGFLPDVETLIAGTPAVRQTLLFSATMPGPVVAMARRYMTKPTHIRAADPDDEGLTKRDIRQLIYRAHSMDKIEVVARILQARGRGRTIIFTKTKRTAAKVAEELVDRGFAAAAIHGDLGQGAREQALRAFRNNKVDVLVATDVAARGIDVDDVTHVINYQCVEDEKIYLHRVGRTGRAGNKGTAVTFVDWDDMPRWGLINKALGLSVPEPVETYSSSPHLFEELDIPAGTKGRLPRDKRVLAGVDAEVLEDLGETGKKNAPRTGGGQTGGGRESARSGGRDSRRSGGATGSKDSARSGDRRRRPAEAEASTGPAAEAPAKAPASAPTEVDRATRARRRTRTRRHNGEVVAGEAGAPARSTEA
- a CDS encoding DNA-methyltransferase, which encodes MTDTVWAPDGSNLVVHADNAEYLPTLPDGAFTLIYVDPPFNTGRVQKRQETRMVLNAGGDGDRVGFKGRSYDTIKGALHKYDDAFSDYWSFLEPRLVEAWRLLADDGTLYLHLDYREVHYAKVMLDAIFGRECFLNEIIWAYDYGARAKYRWPTKHDNILVYVKNPRKYHFDSAEVDREPYMAPGLVTPAKRELGKLPTDVWWHTIVSPTGKEKTGYPTQKPEGLIRRVVAASSRPGDWCLDFFAGSGTLGAVAAKLDRKFVCVDQNQPAIDVMAKRLAPHAVFTVFPS
- a CDS encoding PHP domain-containing protein, translated to MRIDLHAHSNVSDGTQAPGAVLASAAEAGLDVIALTDHDSTDGWAEAAAGAREHGVALVPGMEISCRTIEGISVHLLSYLHDPAHPGLLEEITKAKDARFTRAERMVSLLAEDYPLSWDDVIHHVAPGATLGRPHIADALVAAGVVADRTEAFDSILTSHSRYFVQHYAPDPALAVQLVREAGGVPVFAHPVASARGRIVGERTYREMIDAGLAGLEIYHRDNPEEGRTFLRKLAVRHGLLVTGSSDYHGAGKPNRLGENLTTPEVFARIEELGTGTSVVR
- a CDS encoding aminopeptidase P family protein, whose product is MNDADNTPVSASQPLDERVNNRSQRPSSDAFKAFMASNWAPSRVQLPERDAVAGHAAARRRAISEQFKGERLVIPAGPLKVRSNDCDYRFRPHSGFAHLTGLGLDHEPDAVLILEPAGEGRGDDGGHHHATLYFRPLAGRDTEQFYADSRSGEFWIGARPTLAEFKARLGLDTADISELELGITKNVGAPEIGGISIRLVRKVDENIDALVDTARYNTAKDPENLDMGILDALDEKLTEALSELRLLKDEWEIEQMKTAVAATVQGFTEVVKALPRALTHQRGERVVEGAFFARAREEGNELGYDTIAASGNNATVLHWTRNTGKINAGELLLLDAGVEAESLYTADITRTLPANGTFTEIQRKVYEAVLDAADAGFAAARPGTRFREIHTAATTVLAERLADWGLLPVSVAEAISAEGQQHRRWMPHGTSHHLGLDVHDCAQAKRELYLDGVLTPGMVFTIEPGLYFKDEDLAIPAEYRGIGVRIEDDILMTADGPVNLSAALPRKAEDVESWMAGIYQEADGQTP
- a CDS encoding general stress protein, yielding MSNIFGAPRAGAPNGPDEARTVPKGDTVGSYNSYLDAQKAVDYLADQQFPVQMVSIVGNELKMVERVTGRLTYPRVALSGALSGMWFGLFVGIMLSFFSTTDGAFSIMTSVLMGAAFFMLFGIVTYAMQKGKRDFTSTSQVVATNYDVVVSFEAANEARRLLHQLPMTQQDASASPGSAGYSQCDYQHQPYQPGPGQGPQQPGQQGHAPQRPAGWNDPYGQRTPEAGGQQQGGQEPAPGQHAEPSPQAEPSHPGTADTEPATEEAPKSSGFAYPDLPDGRPQYGVRVTDVPKQGPDEGGPRH
- a CDS encoding magnesium transporter MgtE N-terminal domain-containing protein, with translation MSTNLSRVFVARLLGLDVFDPLGDRLGRLRDVVVLSRGTRGAPHVVGIVVEVPGKKRVFVPMTRITSIDQTQIICTGLVNLRRFEQRGAETLVVAEMFDRRVTLADGSGDATIEDIAMDKHRSGDWFVSKLFVRRGHSLSPLSRLRRNETMIIDWADAQQGARTEPQAATQFVATHEDLKPADFAEALQEMSDKRRFEVASELQDERLADVLQEMPEGDQVEILSALDVNRAADVLEEMDPDDAADLLAELPSAQAEQLLQLMEPEGADDVRRLLEYDEDTAGGLMTPVPVILPPEATVAEALAHVRREELSPALASSIFIARPPLETPTGRFLGVVHIQQLLRYPPPEPLGNLVDKTLEPVSDQAHISEVARTLATYNLNSLPVVNSDGRLVGAVTVDDVLDHLLPDDWRAHEDDVPIRKLGGRIG
- a CDS encoding DUF1003 domain-containing protein, coding for MEAALADNSARNPHVRHGSKPDKGGLDTPLSGRQRILPKFSPNPDAFGQTTEGFARFMGTPQFLVYMTVFVVVWLAWNTFAPVEWQFDSRALGYTLLTLMLSLQASYAAPLLLLAQNRQDDRDRVSLQQDRQRAERNLSDTEYLTRELASLRIALREVATRDYVRAELRSLLEDMLEAQEELRTHDPSAGVHETPRDKVRDKLKDRRDKQRSPRTQQVPRIKSGGSSEPKPNKKARATPDIPAGAGPDSAGPDGADVPAHPVSPQN